One window of Paroedura picta isolate Pp20150507F chromosome 2, Ppicta_v3.0, whole genome shotgun sequence genomic DNA carries:
- the PRPF19 gene encoding pre-mRNA-processing factor 19, translating to MSLICSISNEVPEHPCVSPVSNHVYERRLIEKYIAENGTDPVNNQPLSEEQLIDIKVAHPIRPKPPSATSIPAILKALQDEWDAVMLHSFTLRQQLQTTRQELSHALYQHDAACRVIARLTKEVTAAREALATLKPQAGLIVPQAAPSSQPNAVGAGEPMDLGELAGMTPEIIQKLQDKATVLTTERKKRGKTVPEELVKPEELSKYRQVASHVGLHSASIPGILALDLCPSDTNKILTGGADKNVVVFDKSSEQILATLKGHTKKVTSVVFHPSQELVFSASPDATIRIWSVPSASCVQVVRAHESAVTGLSLHATGDYLLSSSDDQYWAFSDIQTGRVLTKVTDETSGCALTCAQFHPDGLIFGTGTMDSQIKIWDLKERTNVANFPGHSGPITSIAFSENGYYLATAADDSSVKLWDLRKLKNFKTLQLDNNFEVKSLIFDQSGTYLALGGTDVQVYICKQWTEVLHFTEHSGLTTGVAFGHHAKFIASTGMDRSLKFYSL from the exons ATGTCGCTCATCTGCTCCA TTTCTAATGAGGTGCCTGAGCATCCCTGTGTGTCTCCAGTCTCGAACCACGTCTATGAGCGAAGACTGATTGAAAAGTATATTGCCGAGAATGGAACTGACCCAGTGAACAACCAGCCATTGTCCGAAGAGCAGCTCATAGACATTAAGG TTGCCCACCCAATTCGACCAAAGCCACCCTCTGCTACTAGCATCCCAGCGATTCTGAAGGCACTTCAAGATGAATGG GATGCTGTCATGCTGCATAGTTTCACGCTACGGCAGCAGCTACAGACTACACGACAGGAACTGTCTCATGCTCTCTACCAGCATGATGCTGCCTGCCGTGTCATTGCCCGTCTCACCAAAGAGGTTACTGCTGCAAGAGAAG CTCTGGCAACTCTGAAACCACAGGCTGGTCTTATTGTCCCCCAGGCTGCACCTTCTTCACAGCCCAATGCTGTG GGTGCTGGTGAGCCGATGGATTTAGGAGAACTGGCAGGAATGACCCCAGAGATTATTCAGAAG CTTCAAGACAAAGCCACAGTGCTCACCACAGAGCGTAAAAAG AGAGGAAAGACTGTGCCGGAGGAACtggtgaagcctgaagaactaAGCAAGTACCGGCAGGTGGCTTCACATGTG GGACTGCATAGTGCCAGCATCCCAGGTATCCTTGCTCTTGATCTGTGTCCTTCCGACACCAACAAGATCCTCACAG GTGGTGCAGATAAAAATGTTGTTGTGTTTGACAAGAGCTCAGAGCAAATCCTGGCAACTCTTAAAGGTCACACCAAGAAGGTCACTAGTGTCGTGTTTCACCCATCCCAG gaACTAGTGTTCTCAGCTTCCCCAGATGCTACTATCCGGATCTGGTCAGTCCCTAGTGCTTCATGTGTGCAGGTTGTGCGTGCCCATGAGAGTGCTGTGACAGGGCTGAGTCTCCATGCCACAGGTGACTATCTGCTGAGCTCCTCCGATGACCAG tATTGGGCCTTCTCTGACATCCAGACTGGCCGTGTCCTTACCAAGGTCACAGATGAAACTTCTGGCTGTG ctctcaCCTGTGCTCAGTTTCATCCTGATGGGCTTATCTTTGGGACAGGGACTATGGACTCTCAGATTAAGATCTGGGACTTGAAG GAAAGGACTAATGTGGCAAACTTCCCAGGGCATTCCGGCCCGATTACCAGCATTGCTTTCTCTGAGAATGGCTACTACCTGGCCACTGCAGCAGACGACTCTTCTGTCAAACTGTGGGATCTGCGCAAGCTGAAGAACTTCAAAACTCTGCAGCTGGACAATAATTTTGAG GTGAAATCGCTCATATTTGACCAGAGTGGCACCTACCTGGCCCTGGGTGGCACTGATGTCCAGGTGTACATCTGTAAACAGTGGACGGAGGTTCTCCACTTCACAG AGCATAGCGGCTTGACAACAGGAGTGGCTTTTGGACATCATGCTAAGTTTATTGCTTCAACAGGCATGGACAGAAGCCTGAAATTCTACAGCCTGTAG
- the TMEM109 gene encoding voltage-gated monoatomic cation channel TMEM109 isoform X1 codes for MQQDLFGKEGSDKMTRENPLLLHSCQLLLRPAFTILLLLTLIHVDITSGQHHHRDYQREKNVQPDFLSRVTYAMREALEDLLGPEYFLILNENVSSLFWILSSGISAGLFAMAQIAEQFLTSFGIDGDHATQFLKVSPYRVQTLLLWSLAALVGYWVLSLLLNLMLAILSRIMWGLKMLIFMSCFVFIISMEHDRSVQVSLLLALLMLYALMGRLSGSHSSGARLEAKVRSLERQVDELQRRQRRSSPKHLDEE; via the exons ATGCAACAGGATCTGTTTGGCAAAGAAG GATCTGACAAGATGACCAGAGAGAACCCCCTGTTACTACATAGCTGTCAACTCCTACTACGGCCAGCCTTcactattctgctgctgctcactcTCATCCATGTGGATATAACCAGTGGTCAGCACCACCACAGGGATTATCAGCGAGAAAAGAATGTGCAGCCTGATTTTCTGTCCCGAGTTACTTATGCCATGAGGGAGGCTTTGGAAGACTTGCTTGGGCCAGAGTATTTTCTGATATtgaatgag AATGTCTCTTCCCTCTTCTGGATATTATCTTCTGGGATCTCTGCAGGTTTATTTGCCATGGCTCAAATTGCAGAGCAGTTCCTTACTTCCTTTGGGATTGATG GGGATCATGCCACTCAGTTCCTAAAAGTGAGCCCTTACCGAGTGCAGACACTGCTTCTCTGGAGCCTGGCTGCTCTGGTCGGCTACTGGGTGCTGTCGCTGCTGCTGAATCTGATGCTTGCCATCTTGAGCCGCATTATGTGGGGCCTCAAGATGCTCATCTTCATGTCCTGTTTCGTGTTCATCATCTCTATGGAACATGATCGATCTGTGCAAGTTTCCCTTCTGCTGGCTCTGCTCATGCTCTATGCCCTGATGGGCCGCCTGAGTGGATCGCACAGCTCTGGGGCACGGCTGGAGGCCAAAGTGCGCAGCTTGGAGCGCCAAGTGGATGAGTTGCAACGCAGGCAAAGGCGGTCATCTCCTAAACATCTGGATGAAGAATGA
- the TMEM109 gene encoding voltage-gated monoatomic cation channel TMEM109 isoform X2, with protein sequence MTRENPLLLHSCQLLLRPAFTILLLLTLIHVDITSGQHHHRDYQREKNVQPDFLSRVTYAMREALEDLLGPEYFLILNENVSSLFWILSSGISAGLFAMAQIAEQFLTSFGIDGDHATQFLKVSPYRVQTLLLWSLAALVGYWVLSLLLNLMLAILSRIMWGLKMLIFMSCFVFIISMEHDRSVQVSLLLALLMLYALMGRLSGSHSSGARLEAKVRSLERQVDELQRRQRRSSPKHLDEE encoded by the exons ATGACCAGAGAGAACCCCCTGTTACTACATAGCTGTCAACTCCTACTACGGCCAGCCTTcactattctgctgctgctcactcTCATCCATGTGGATATAACCAGTGGTCAGCACCACCACAGGGATTATCAGCGAGAAAAGAATGTGCAGCCTGATTTTCTGTCCCGAGTTACTTATGCCATGAGGGAGGCTTTGGAAGACTTGCTTGGGCCAGAGTATTTTCTGATATtgaatgag AATGTCTCTTCCCTCTTCTGGATATTATCTTCTGGGATCTCTGCAGGTTTATTTGCCATGGCTCAAATTGCAGAGCAGTTCCTTACTTCCTTTGGGATTGATG GGGATCATGCCACTCAGTTCCTAAAAGTGAGCCCTTACCGAGTGCAGACACTGCTTCTCTGGAGCCTGGCTGCTCTGGTCGGCTACTGGGTGCTGTCGCTGCTGCTGAATCTGATGCTTGCCATCTTGAGCCGCATTATGTGGGGCCTCAAGATGCTCATCTTCATGTCCTGTTTCGTGTTCATCATCTCTATGGAACATGATCGATCTGTGCAAGTTTCCCTTCTGCTGGCTCTGCTCATGCTCTATGCCCTGATGGGCCGCCTGAGTGGATCGCACAGCTCTGGGGCACGGCTGGAGGCCAAAGTGCGCAGCTTGGAGCGCCAAGTGGATGAGTTGCAACGCAGGCAAAGGCGGTCATCTCCTAAACATCTGGATGAAGAATGA